From one Coffea eugenioides isolate CCC68of chromosome 11, Ceug_1.0, whole genome shotgun sequence genomic stretch:
- the LOC113751925 gene encoding auxin-responsive protein SAUR22-like — translation MAIHLPRIIQAEQILRCSVLTSTAAISASVDVPRGYLAVYVGESKEKQFIIHVAYLNEPAFQELLTCQDEEEFGCDHPMGGLTIPCREDMFINLTSRLGRSLS, via the exons ATGGCTATCCATCTTCCTCGTATTATTCAAGCTGAGCAAATTCTTAGGTGCTCTGTATTGACATCTACTGCTGCCATTTCAGCTTCTGTAGATGTTCCAAGAGGCTATTTAGCGGTTTATGTTGGAGAAAGTAAAGAGAAGCAATTTATAATTCACGTTGCTTACCTGAATGAGCCTGCATTCCAAGAGTTACTAACATG CCAAGATGAGGAAGAATTTGGTTGTGATCATCCAATGGGTGGTTTGACAATCCCCTGCAGAGAAGACATGTTCATCAACCTCACTTCTCGCTTGGGCAGAAGTTTGAGTTAG